The Candidatus Sulfotelmatobacter sp. genomic interval ATCGACCGTCCGAACGTGACCAACTCCTACCTCCTCAGGACGCGTCCGAAGCGCTCGGCGAACGTTTCGGCGCTCATCGCCGTACGCGCCGCCAGCCGTGAGAGCCGCGGCTCTTGCAGATCTTCCGGTTCCAGGCGGATCATGTACGAGCGCGCGACCTCGAACGACTCGGTCGTGACGTCGACCAGCCGCACGCGGATGCGGCCGGTCTGCGGGTCGAGCATCTCGTCGAGCGTGACCGGGACGATGCGGCCGCCGGCAAGCGCGATCAGCGCGCCGCTGCCGCCGTTCATCAGATAGCGCACCGCGCCGTAACCGAGCGTGCGCGTATATTCCGCATCGAACGGGATCGGCTTTGCGCTGCGCAGCTCGTAGCCGATGTCCTTGGGCACCACGGTCGTGTCCAGCCCCAGCTCGCGCAGGCGCGCGCGGGTCGCGTCGCGCAGCACCGCGCCGAGCGGGACGTCCGCCAGGCGCACGTGCCCGTACGCGTCGCGCGACACGCTCGAGACGGCCGCCAGCTCTTCGGGCGCGATCCGCTCGGCCAAGCCTTCGGCGATGACGGCCACGCCGTGATCGGCGCCGATGGCCAGCCGTTTGACGATCGAGCCGACGATCGTGTCGACGACGTCGTCGAGCGGGATCGGCCCGGCGCCGAACTCTTCGGGGATGACGGCGAGCGTCGCGCCGGCGGCCTTGCAGATCCCCAGCGCCAGCGCGCCGGACTTGCGCCCCATGGTGACGGCGAGATACCAGCGCTGCGCCGTGCGCGCGTCCTCCATCAGGTTCTCGACGATCGCCGAGCCGACGGCGCGCGCGGTTTCGAACCCGAACGTCGGCGCGTTGTCGGGCAAGGGCAGGTCGTTGTCGATCGTCTTCGGGACCGTCGCGACGCCGATCCGCCCACGCGTCTCGGCGGCGATGCGGGTGGCGCCGTACGTCGTGTCGTCGCCGCCGATCGTGATCAGGTAGCGCACGCCGAGCACGTCGAGCGAGTGGATGCAGCGCTTGAGCGACTCGGGGTCGGCGGCGGGATTGGTGCGCGAGGTGCGCAGATACGAGCCGCCGGTGAAGTGGAGCCGGGAGACCGTGTCGATCTCCAGCTCCTTCACGTGGGTGGTGTCGCCGGCGACGAGATGACGGTAGCCTTCGTAGATGCCGATGACGCGCAGCCCGTGGTTGCGCGCCTCGATCGTCGCCGAGGCGATGACGCCGTTGATCCCCGGGGCGGGTCCGCCGCCCACGAGGATCCCGAGCGTCTCTTCCGCGTTCATCGCACCGCTGATCACACGGCCGCGGGCGTGCTCGCGGTCGAGGCGTCCATGCGCGCGCGCAGCTCGGTGTCGAGCGCGTCGAGGAACTGGGTGGTCGTCAGCCAGGGCTGGTCGGGCCCGATCAGCAGCGCGAGGTCCTTGGTCATCTTGCCGGCCTCGACCGTGTGGATGCACACCTTCTCCAGCGTCTCGGCGAAACGCACCACCTCGGGCGTCTGGTCGACCTTGCCGCGGTGCGCGAGCCCGCGCGTCCAAGCGAAGATCGAGGCGATCGGGTTGGTCGAGGTCTCGCGGCCCTTCTGGTGCTCGCGATAGTGACGCGTGACGGTGCCGTGGGCGGCCTCGGCTTCGACCGTCTTGCCGTCCGGCGAGGTCAGCACCGACGTCATCAGTCCGAGCGACCCGAAGCCCTGCGCGACGATGTCCGACTGCACGTCGCCGTCGTAGTTCTTGCAGGCCCACACGAACGCGCCGTTCCACTTGAGCGCGGCCGCGACCATGTCGTCGATCAGGCGGTGCTCGTAGGTCAAGCCGCGCTTGTCGAACTCGGCCTTGAACTCTTCGTCGAAGACCTGCTGGAAGATGTCCTTGAAGCGCCCGTCATAGGCCTTGAGGATCGTGTTCTTGGTCGAGAGATAGACCGGCCAGTTGCGCAGCAGGCCATAGTTGAGGCTGGCGCGCGCGAAGCCGCGGATCGACTCGTCGACGTTGTACATCGTGAGCGCGACGCCGCCGCCCTTGAACTGGAAGACCTCGCGCTCGATCGGCGCCGAGCCGTCGGCGGGCGTGAAGGTCACCGTCAGCTTGCCGGCGCCGGGCACCACGAAATCGGTCGCGCGGTACTGATCGCCGAAGGCGTGGCGGCCGATGACGATCGGCTGCGTCCAGCCGG includes:
- the pfp gene encoding diphosphate--fructose-6-phosphate 1-phosphotransferase, which gives rise to MISGAMNAEETLGILVGGGPAPGINGVIASATIEARNHGLRVIGIYEGYRHLVAGDTTHVKELEIDTVSRLHFTGGSYLRTSRTNPAADPESLKRCIHSLDVLGVRYLITIGGDDTTYGATRIAAETRGRIGVATVPKTIDNDLPLPDNAPTFGFETARAVGSAIVENLMEDARTAQRWYLAVTMGRKSGALALGICKAAGATLAVIPEEFGAGPIPLDDVVDTIVGSIVKRLAIGADHGVAVIAEGLAERIAPEELAAVSSVSRDAYGHVRLADVPLGAVLRDATRARLRELGLDTTVVPKDIGYELRSAKPIPFDAEYTRTLGYGAVRYLMNGGSGALIALAGGRIVPVTLDEMLDPQTGRIRVRLVDVTTESFEVARSYMIRLEPEDLQEPRLSRLAARTAMSAETFAERFGRVLRR
- a CDS encoding NADP-dependent isocitrate dehydrogenase yields the protein MEKITVKNPVVELDGDEMTRIIWAFIKEKLILPYLNVDLKYYDLGIEHRDATNDQVTLDAARAIKQYGVGVKCATITPDEARVEEFHLKQMWKSPNGTIRNELDGTVFREPIICRNVPRLVPGWTQPIVIGRHAFGDQYRATDFVVPGAGKLTVTFTPADGSAPIEREVFQFKGGGVALTMYNVDESIRGFARASLNYGLLRNWPVYLSTKNTILKAYDGRFKDIFQQVFDEEFKAEFDKRGLTYEHRLIDDMVAAALKWNGAFVWACKNYDGDVQSDIVAQGFGSLGLMTSVLTSPDGKTVEAEAAHGTVTRHYREHQKGRETSTNPIASIFAWTRGLAHRGKVDQTPEVVRFAETLEKVCIHTVEAGKMTKDLALLIGPDQPWLTTTQFLDALDTELRARMDASTASTPAAV